Proteins from a genomic interval of Uloborus diversus isolate 005 chromosome 4, Udiv.v.3.1, whole genome shotgun sequence:
- the LOC129220624 gene encoding neuropeptide SIFamide receptor-like — protein VIYKFVLLLTLFGLTLCICFNFQRFLAICLPMRYQMTSHSCRCVIATIWAFSAIVAFPWIIVFNLIFFGKTSDNEDLYVCREVWPTERMGNAYFIVANLILCYLLPLFVIMVCYSFIWIRVWKRKTPGEGEHNNGMIQKSRIKVIKMLFTVVLVFMGSWFPLYAIFTRIKVGEPYQENSWEESIIQLLAPFAQWLGASNSCVNPLLYAFFNNRFRAGLVEVLSGEKCCRCAKKKKLRFSSGKAKTLTTSAKTKNITSVKKCGCETIAL, from the exons gtaatttacaaatttgtgcttctacttacgttgtttggtctgacttta tgcataTGCTTCAATTTTCAGAG ATTTCTTGCAATATGTCTTCCAATGCGATACCAAATGACGTCTCACAGCTGCCGTTGCGTAATTGCAACGATATGGGCATTTAGTGCCATAGTCGCATTCCCATGGATCATAGTCTTCAACTTGATATTCTTTGGTAAGACATCCGATAATGAAGATCTGTACGTCTGCCGAGAGGTTTGGCCAACGGAACGCATGGGGAATGCATATTTCATAGTGGCTAATCTCATACTTTGCTACCTGTTGCCACTATTTGTGATCATGGTGTGTTACAGTTTCATTTGGATCAGAGTCTGGAAAAGAAAGACACCGGGCGAAGGTGAACACAACAATGGAATGATACAAAAGTCAAGAATCAAGGTCATCAAGATGCTGTTCACTGTTGTGTTGGTATTCATGGGGTCCTGGTTTCCTCTTTATGCCATTTTCACTCGCATCAAAGTTGGAGAACCTTACCAGGAGAACAGCTGGGAGGAAAGCATCATACAACTGTTGGCGCCGTTTGCTCAGTGGCTTGGAGCTTCCAACAGTTGTGTCAATCCATTGTTGTATGCATTCTTTAACAATAGGTTCCGGGCTGGTTTGGTGGAGGTTCTGTCCGGTGAGAAATGCTGTAGGTgtgccaaaaagaaaaagttaaggtTTTCGTCTGGGAAGGCTAAGACACTAACTACGTCAGCGAAAACCAAAAATATTACGTCTGTGAAAAAATGTGGCTGCGAAACCATTGCTTtgtga